The Impatiens glandulifera chromosome 3, dImpGla2.1, whole genome shotgun sequence genome contains a region encoding:
- the LOC124930200 gene encoding uncharacterized protein LOC124930200 — translation MVGTSSRSDPEESNTETDDLYIRVNVLNEKVNKQIKMLEHTEDLVYKFESKWTEQQTRTEETMKQILSRLDELSKDNQDRDARRLHDPQEQPAGNPDRDGRRHHNPQEQREFYDVNNYDRNPRDRNNRPYHIHKSFTRIDFPKFDGNDVDGWIYAAEEFFEVDNTPLDIQPRIARLHFKDKARLWYTNFRNHLDANFVITWDFLKTEIKKKFGHTIFDDPMGELMNLKQVGPINEHNDKFIEISYRLPLMPNDYMLNCYLGGIRKEIANSVRLLHPNSLNDAMAMARVQEATYDSLKVYLHNNGPPLLPTPKPTKFQWNNNNRRKDYKKLDPKFMAEKRAKNECYYCTEKFNSTHKCKGEFYMLENSELIDESQPELDDLLAEDVDELSGISLNAINGPSSYRTLCLPGKIGKINVEILIDSGSTHNFINSKWLPHIKDKLIKTSTFSVSVADGNQLPSCLMYQQILCTIQDYEFMTDLRVLTMPKYDVILGIEWLVSLSDIHCDFLHQKFSFLHKNGRVTLRGNSDAEICSILGAHNFNKYKRPTTILIDEPFKPHFYSLATNNEYDLPKEKLDSMLDEFQELFQEPKGLPPHRPHDHCIHLKEGSTPISLSPYRYSAIQKTEIEKLVSEMLE, via the coding sequence ATGGTGGGAACTAGTTCAAGATCAGATCctgaagaatcaaatacagaAACAGACGATTTATATATTCGTGTCAACGTGCTCAACGAAAAGGTAAATAAGCAAATCAAAATGCTTGAGCATACCGAGGATTTAGTATACAAATTTGAATCCAAATGGACAGAACAACAAACAAGAACCGAGGAAACGATGAAACAAATATTATCAAGACTTGATGAACTTTCTAAAGATAATCAAGATCGAGATGCAAGACGTCTTCacgatcctcaagaacaaccTGCAGGCAATCCGGATCGAGATGGGAGACGTCATCacaatcctcaagaacaacgaGAATTCTATGATGTCAACAATTATGATCGTAACCCAAGAGATAGGAATAATAGACCTTACCATATACACAAAAGTTTCACCAGAATCGACTTTCCTAAATTCGACGGCAATGATGTTGATGGATGGATTTATGCAGCTGAAGAGTTTTTTGAAGTCGATAATACTCCTCTTGATATTCAGCCAAGAATTGCTCGTCTACATTTCAAAGATAAGGCAAGATTATGGTATACAAATTTTCGAAATCATTTAGATGCAAATTTTGTTATTACTTGGGATTTTCTTAAaacagaaattaagaaaaaatttggACACACAATTTTTGATGATCCTATGGGTGAACTAATGAATCTCAAACAAGTCGGTCCAATTAATGAGCATAACGATAAATTTATTGAGATTTCATATAGGCTTCCCCTAATGCCGAATGATTACATGCTAAACTGTTACTTAGGTGGAATAAGAAAAGAAATTGCTAATTCTGTTAGACTTTTACATCCTAATTCATTGAATGATGCTATGGCAATGGCTAGAGTTCAAGAAGCAACATATGATTCTTTAAAAGTCTATCTACATAATAATGGACCTCCCTTATTACCTACTCCTAAGCCAACAAAATTTCAATGGAATAATAATAATCGTAGAAAGGATTATAAGAAATTGGATCCCAAGTTTATGGCAGAAAAAAGAGCAAAAAATGAGTGTTATTATTGTACTGAAAAATTTAATTCTACTCATAAATGTAAAGGAGAATTTTATATGTTGGAAAACTCTGAACTTATAGATGAATCACAACCTGAATTAGATGATCTACTAgctgaagatgttgatgaattATCGGGAATATCCTTGAATGCTATCAATGGTCCATCATCATATAGAACTCTTTGTCTTCCTggaaaaataggaaaaataaatgttgaaatacTAATCGATTCAGGAAGTAcacataatttcataaattctaAATGGCTTCCTCATATTAAAGACAAATTGATTAAGACATCTACCTTTTCAGTATCTGTTGCTGATGGAAATCAATTACCTAGCTGTCTTATGTATCAACAGATATTATGCACTATACAGGATTATGAATTCATGACAGATCTTAGAGTACTAACAATGCCTAAATATGATGTTATATTAGGCATTGAATGGTTGGTGTCACTTTCAGACATACATTGTGATTTTTTACACCAAAAATTCTCATTCTTACATAAAAATGGTAGAGTCACTCTTAGAGGAAATTCTGATGCTGAAATCTGTAGTATTTTAGGAGctcataattttaacaaatataagagACCCACTACTATACTAATTGATGAACCTTTCAAACCTCATTTTTATTCCTTAGCCACAAATAATGAATATGACTTACCTAAGGAAAAACTTGATTCAATGTTAGACGAATTCCAAGAACTATTTCAAGAGCCAAAAGGATTACCTCCACATAGACCACATGATCATTGTATCCACCTAAAAGAGGGATCAACTCCAATTAGTCTTAGTCCATACAGATACTCTGCAATACAAAAAACAGAAATAGAAAAATTGGTATCTGAAATGTTGGAATAA